Proteins co-encoded in one Arthrobacter alpinus genomic window:
- a CDS encoding ABC transporter ATP-binding protein, which produces MTMMRGGRGGGPPQKAISFGPSLKRILGLMAPDKLRITLVVIMAAISVGLSVVAPKILGNATDIIFDGVVGKMLGQFPAGTTKAQAVAALHAQGQGQLADMLNAMNVVPGQGMDLAALGQVLVIVLSLYIAAFFFNWGQGFVTTGIVQRAMYRLRRDIEAKLDRLPMSHFQEESRGDVLSRVTNDIDNFSQTLNQTLTQILIAVLTVCGVLAMMFSISPLLAGISLVTVPIIAVITIMIAKRSQVQFAAQWKSTGELNGHVEEMFTGHEIVKAFGQQKQAIEKFRVSNDSLYESSAKAQFISGIIMPSTNFISNLNYVVVAVLGGIQVAQGVLTIGSVQAFIQYSRQFSQPMAQIASMINLLQSGVASAERVFDLLDATEQTPDHVPAAKLAKPKGRVVFDHVNFGYKPGEPLIKDLSLVAEPGETVAIVGPTGAGKTTLVNLLMRFYEIDSGTITVDGVNTAHLSRDDLRSQFGMVLQDAWLFGGTIRENLAYGKLGATEEEIVEAAVATHVDHFVRSLPDGYDTVLADDGGGLSQGQRQLMTIARAWIANPGILILDEATSSVDTRTEVMIRQAMNKLRANRTSFVIAHRLSTIRDADLILVMDSGRIIEQGSHDVLLAHRGFYYDLYMSQFGDPMVEEVSRA; this is translated from the coding sequence ATGACTATGATGCGCGGAGGCCGCGGTGGGGGCCCACCTCAAAAGGCCATATCTTTTGGCCCGAGCCTGAAACGAATCTTGGGGCTTATGGCCCCGGACAAGCTACGCATCACCTTGGTGGTGATCATGGCAGCAATCTCTGTAGGGCTGTCCGTGGTTGCCCCAAAGATCCTCGGCAACGCCACCGACATCATCTTCGACGGAGTGGTGGGCAAGATGCTCGGCCAGTTCCCGGCCGGTACCACCAAGGCCCAAGCCGTTGCCGCGCTGCACGCTCAGGGGCAGGGGCAACTGGCGGATATGCTCAACGCCATGAACGTGGTGCCGGGCCAGGGCATGGACCTGGCCGCCCTCGGTCAGGTACTCGTGATTGTCCTGAGCCTGTATATAGCGGCCTTCTTCTTCAACTGGGGTCAGGGCTTCGTCACCACGGGGATTGTCCAGCGAGCCATGTACAGACTGCGCCGCGACATCGAGGCGAAGCTGGACCGCTTGCCAATGTCGCACTTCCAGGAGGAATCTCGCGGCGATGTTCTTTCCCGTGTCACCAATGACATCGACAACTTCTCCCAAACCCTGAACCAGACACTGACTCAGATCCTCATCGCCGTCCTGACGGTATGTGGCGTCCTAGCCATGATGTTCTCCATCTCGCCCCTACTGGCTGGCATCTCCCTCGTGACGGTGCCCATCATCGCCGTCATCACCATCATGATCGCTAAGCGCTCGCAGGTGCAGTTCGCGGCTCAATGGAAGAGCACCGGCGAGCTCAACGGTCATGTGGAGGAAATGTTCACGGGCCACGAGATCGTCAAGGCTTTCGGCCAGCAGAAGCAGGCCATCGAGAAGTTCCGGGTCTCCAACGATTCCTTGTATGAATCAAGCGCCAAGGCGCAGTTCATCTCCGGCATCATCATGCCCAGCACCAACTTCATCTCCAACCTCAACTACGTGGTGGTTGCGGTGCTTGGTGGCATCCAGGTCGCCCAGGGCGTCCTCACGATTGGTAGCGTGCAGGCGTTCATCCAGTACTCGCGCCAATTCAGTCAGCCCATGGCCCAGATTGCCAGCATGATCAACTTGCTCCAATCTGGTGTTGCCTCCGCCGAGCGCGTCTTTGACTTGCTCGATGCCACGGAACAGACGCCCGATCACGTCCCGGCCGCGAAGCTTGCAAAACCCAAGGGTCGCGTGGTGTTTGACCACGTCAACTTCGGCTACAAGCCGGGGGAGCCGCTCATCAAGGACCTCTCTCTCGTGGCCGAGCCAGGGGAGACCGTGGCCATTGTGGGGCCTACCGGTGCCGGCAAGACCACCTTGGTGAACCTGCTCATGCGCTTTTACGAGATTGACTCTGGCACCATCACGGTTGACGGGGTCAACACGGCCCACCTCAGCCGCGATGACCTGCGCAGCCAGTTCGGCATGGTGCTTCAGGACGCGTGGCTCTTTGGTGGCACCATCAGGGAGAACCTGGCGTACGGCAAGCTGGGTGCTACCGAGGAGGAGATCGTGGAAGCGGCCGTGGCAACGCATGTGGATCACTTTGTCCGTTCCCTCCCGGATGGTTATGACACGGTGCTAGCGGACGACGGCGGCGGGCTGAGTCAGGGGCAACGGCAGCTCATGACGATTGCTAGGGCCTGGATCGCCAATCCGGGCATTCTGATCTTGGACGAGGCCACCAGTAGCGTGGATACTCGCACCGAGGTCATGATCCGCCAAGCCATGAATAAGCTGCGCGCCAACCGGACCAGCTTTGTTATTGCTCACAGGCTCTCCACTATTCGCGATGCCGACCTCATACTGGTGATGGATAGTGGTCGCATTATTGAGCAGGGCAGCCATGACGTGCTGCTCGCTCACAGGGGTTTCTATTACGATCTGTATATGAGCCAATTTGGCGATCCAATGGTGGAAGAGGTGAGCCGGGCATGA
- a CDS encoding GntR family transcriptional regulator, with protein MNSMDVLMRRWRLDLESTVPPFEQVRLRILDLASSGELAVGTKLPSVRALAGDLGVAANTVARAYRELEQAGIVITAGRSGTAIASGGDKIAAQVADAADSYAAVVRDLGMPRTQALRIVSAALERNNG; from the coding sequence ATGAACTCCATGGATGTATTGATGCGCAGGTGGCGATTGGACTTGGAATCGACGGTGCCACCGTTTGAACAGGTCAGGCTGCGGATTCTGGATCTAGCCTCTTCAGGTGAGCTGGCGGTGGGCACCAAACTGCCCTCGGTGCGTGCCCTGGCCGGAGATCTAGGGGTCGCGGCCAACACTGTTGCCCGGGCATACCGGGAATTGGAGCAGGCAGGCATTGTGATCACAGCGGGGCGCAGCGGCACGGCCATTGCCTCCGGGGGTGACAAGATTGCCGCCCAAGTGGCCGACGCCGCGGACTCTTATGCCGCCGTCGTGCGTGATTTGGGGATGCCACGCACTCAGGCTCTGCGCATTGTCTCCGCCGCTCTGGAACGCAACAATGGCTAA
- the uvrA gene encoding excinuclease ABC subunit UvrA, producing MAQSATPVNAARPDLSRLIVKGARENNLRNVDLDLPRDSMIVFTGLSGSGKSSLAFDTIFAEGQRRYVESLSAYARQFLGQVDKPDVDFIEGLSPAVSIDQKSTSKNPRSTVGTITEIYDYMRLLWARVGTPHCPVCGEPIAKQTPQQIVDQLLEMPEGTRFQILAPVVRDRKGEFVELFKELTAKGYSRAKVDGEQVQLSDPPKLKKTFKHTIEVVVDRLVVKDGIQQRLTDSVETALGLADGRVLAELVDLDAGDDGRIRSFSENLACPNEHPLAIDEIEPRSFSFNNPFGACSACSGIGTKLEVDEELVVPNPFLSLREGAIAPWSLGTATTEYWNRLLEGLATELDFKMETPWNKLDTDSRTAILYGKDHKVVVQYKNRFGRERKYSTGFEGAIQYIHRKHGETESDSARDRYEEYMRQIPCPACGGARLNPASLSVLINDKNIAEVCALSMRDCFDFLSNLVLTGREAQIASQVLKEIQARLKFLLDVGLEYLNLERASATLSGGEAQRIRLATQIGSGLVGVLYVLDEPSIGLHQRDNRRLIGTLTRLRDLGNTLIVVEHDEDTIKEADWIVDIGPGAGEHGGEVVHSGSLPDLLANTRSLTGDYLSGRKSIALPAKRRKYDKARELAVIGARENNLLNIDVKFPLGVLTAVTGVSGSGKSTLVNEILYKVLANKLNGAKQVAGRHLRIDGLEHLDKVVHVDQSPIGRTPRSNPATYTGVFDNIRKLFAETNESKMRGYQPGRFSFNVKGGRCEACTGDGTLKIEMNFLPDVYVPCEVCHGARYNRETLEVHYKGKSIADVLNMPIEEGADFFAAFTPIARHLRTLVDVGLGYVRLGQASTTLSGGEAQRVKLAAELQKRSNGRSIYVLDEPTTGLHFEDIRKLLLVLQGLVDKGNTVIVIEHNLDVIKSADWIVDLGPDGGTGGGRVVATGTPEKLAKNKESHTATFLREVL from the coding sequence ATGGCCCAGTCAGCAACACCTGTGAATGCCGCCCGCCCGGATTTGTCACGCCTGATTGTCAAGGGTGCCCGGGAGAATAATCTGCGCAACGTCGACCTTGACCTGCCCCGCGACTCCATGATCGTCTTCACAGGGTTGTCCGGTTCAGGCAAGTCCTCTCTCGCCTTCGACACCATCTTTGCCGAGGGTCAGCGCCGCTATGTGGAGTCCCTCTCCGCCTATGCGCGGCAGTTCCTGGGCCAGGTGGACAAGCCGGATGTTGACTTCATTGAAGGTCTGTCCCCGGCAGTATCCATCGATCAAAAGTCGACGTCGAAGAACCCGCGTTCCACGGTGGGCACCATCACCGAGATTTACGATTACATGCGCCTGCTCTGGGCCCGTGTAGGTACGCCGCACTGCCCTGTTTGTGGCGAGCCCATCGCCAAGCAGACGCCGCAGCAGATTGTGGATCAGCTGCTGGAAATGCCCGAAGGTACCCGCTTCCAGATATTGGCCCCCGTAGTTCGTGACCGCAAGGGTGAGTTCGTTGAACTGTTCAAGGAGCTCACAGCCAAGGGTTACTCGCGTGCCAAGGTAGATGGCGAGCAAGTTCAGCTCAGCGATCCGCCCAAACTGAAGAAGACGTTCAAGCACACCATCGAGGTAGTGGTTGACCGTTTGGTGGTCAAGGATGGCATTCAACAGCGCCTCACCGACTCTGTGGAAACCGCCCTGGGCCTGGCCGATGGCCGTGTGCTGGCGGAACTGGTGGACCTTGATGCCGGCGACGACGGACGGATCCGCTCCTTCTCGGAGAACCTTGCCTGCCCCAACGAGCACCCGCTCGCCATTGACGAGATTGAGCCACGCTCCTTCTCCTTCAACAACCCCTTCGGGGCCTGCAGCGCCTGTAGCGGTATTGGTACCAAACTGGAAGTGGATGAGGAGCTGGTAGTTCCCAACCCGTTCCTGTCCTTGCGCGAAGGCGCCATTGCTCCGTGGTCGCTGGGAACAGCCACCACCGAGTACTGGAACCGGCTCCTTGAAGGTCTGGCCACTGAGCTGGACTTCAAGATGGAGACCCCGTGGAATAAGTTGGACACCGATTCCCGCACCGCCATCCTGTACGGCAAGGACCACAAGGTAGTGGTTCAGTACAAGAACCGCTTTGGCCGTGAACGTAAATACAGCACCGGCTTTGAAGGTGCCATCCAGTACATTCACCGCAAGCACGGCGAGACCGAATCCGATTCCGCCCGTGACCGCTACGAAGAGTACATGCGCCAGATTCCGTGCCCCGCCTGTGGCGGTGCGCGGCTGAACCCGGCCTCCCTCTCGGTGCTGATCAACGACAAGAACATTGCCGAGGTCTGCGCCCTGTCCATGCGCGACTGCTTTGACTTCCTCTCCAACCTTGTCCTCACGGGCCGCGAAGCACAGATTGCCAGCCAGGTGCTGAAGGAAATCCAGGCCCGCCTGAAGTTCCTGCTCGATGTCGGTTTGGAATACCTGAACCTGGAACGCGCCTCTGCCACGCTCTCCGGCGGCGAAGCCCAGCGCATCCGTCTGGCCACCCAGATTGGCTCCGGTCTGGTGGGCGTGTTGTACGTGCTCGATGAGCCGTCCATTGGTTTGCACCAGCGCGATAATCGCCGCCTCATTGGCACCCTGACACGTCTGCGGGACTTGGGCAACACGCTCATTGTGGTGGAGCATGACGAGGACACCATCAAGGAAGCCGACTGGATCGTTGACATTGGCCCCGGCGCCGGTGAGCACGGCGGCGAAGTGGTGCACTCAGGTTCCCTGCCGGATCTGTTGGCGAACACCCGGTCCTTGACCGGTGATTACCTCTCCGGGCGCAAGTCCATCGCACTGCCCGCCAAGCGGCGCAAGTATGACAAAGCACGGGAGCTCGCCGTGATCGGGGCGCGTGAAAACAATCTCCTCAACATTGACGTGAAGTTCCCTTTGGGGGTCCTGACAGCTGTTACAGGTGTCAGTGGCTCCGGTAAGTCAACGCTGGTGAACGAGATCCTGTACAAGGTGCTGGCCAATAAGCTCAATGGCGCCAAGCAGGTTGCCGGGCGCCACCTGCGCATCGACGGCCTGGAACACCTGGACAAGGTGGTGCACGTTGACCAGAGCCCCATTGGCCGCACCCCGCGCTCCAACCCGGCCACCTATACGGGCGTTTTTGACAACATTCGCAAGCTCTTCGCCGAGACCAACGAATCCAAGATGCGCGGCTACCAGCCGGGCCGCTTCTCCTTCAACGTCAAGGGTGGGCGCTGCGAAGCCTGCACCGGTGACGGCACGCTGAAGATCGAAATGAACTTCCTGCCGGACGTTTACGTGCCCTGCGAGGTCTGCCACGGTGCCCGCTACAACCGCGAAACCCTCGAGGTGCACTACAAGGGCAAGTCCATTGCCGACGTCCTGAACATGCCCATCGAGGAGGGCGCCGATTTCTTCGCCGCCTTCACCCCCATTGCCCGGCACCTGCGCACGCTGGTCGACGTCGGACTCGGTTACGTTCGCCTGGGCCAGGCCTCCACCACGCTCTCCGGCGGCGAGGCGCAGCGTGTCAAGCTCGCTGCAGAACTGCAGAAGCGCTCCAACGGTCGCAGCATCTACGTGCTCGATGAACCCACCACCGGCCTGCATTTCGAAGACATTCGCAAACTGCTGTTGGTCCTGCAGGGGCTCGTTGACAAGGGCAACACCGTCATCGTCATCGAGCACAACCTCGATGTCATCAAGAGCGCTGACTGGATCGTGGATCTGGGGCCCGACGGCGGTACCGGCGGTGGCCGCGTGGTCGCCACCGGTACCCCGGAGAAGCTCGCCAAGAACAAGGAGAGCCACACGGCAACCTTCCTGCGCGAGGTTCTCTAG
- a CDS encoding lysophospholipid acyltransferase family protein, translating to MALYDATRLLTRGTIAAVCRPTVEGLENVPTDGPFIVAPNHLSFFDSVIVQALTPRPVSFFAKAEYFTGKGVKGKLMKSFFESVNSIPVERGEQAASVQALKTLLDILGRNEGVGIYPEGTRSRDGILYRGRTGVGWLALTTGAPVVPVGIIGTEKLQPAGSKGFRPARFTLRFGKPLYFDKTGPDHSLPARRLVTDTIMDAIAELTGQERSTKYNQSPVVE from the coding sequence ATGGCGCTGTATGACGCAACCCGGCTGCTGACCCGCGGCACCATAGCGGCCGTCTGCCGGCCTACCGTGGAGGGCCTCGAGAACGTGCCCACCGACGGGCCATTTATTGTGGCGCCCAATCACCTCTCCTTCTTCGATTCAGTAATTGTTCAGGCGCTTACCCCGCGGCCCGTGTCCTTCTTTGCGAAGGCTGAATATTTCACGGGGAAGGGTGTCAAGGGCAAACTCATGAAATCCTTCTTCGAGTCCGTGAATTCCATTCCGGTGGAACGTGGCGAACAGGCGGCCAGCGTGCAGGCACTCAAGACGCTGCTTGATATTTTGGGTCGGAATGAAGGCGTGGGGATCTACCCTGAGGGAACTCGCTCCCGTGATGGCATTTTGTACCGTGGCCGAACAGGCGTGGGTTGGCTGGCACTGACCACCGGCGCTCCCGTGGTTCCCGTGGGGATCATTGGCACCGAAAAGCTACAGCCTGCCGGAAGCAAAGGCTTCCGGCCTGCCCGGTTCACGCTGCGCTTTGGCAAGCCGTTGTACTTCGATAAAACCGGGCCGGACCATTCGCTGCCGGCTCGTCGTCTGGTCACTGACACCATCATGGACGCGATCGCCGAGCTCACCGGCCAGGAACGAAGCACCAAATACAACCAGAGCCCTGTCGTCGAATAG
- the uvrC gene encoding excinuclease ABC subunit UvrC, with protein MANPVDYRPKPGEIPTDPGVYRFRDEHGRIIYVGKAKNLRSRLNSYFANPATLLPKTHAMVHHAASVQWTIVGSELEALQLEYTWIKEFTPRYNLAFRDDKTYPYLAVSMSEKFPRVQVMRGERRKGTRYFGPYTAGAIRETMDTLLRVFPVRSCSVGVLRRAERSGRPCLLGYIDKCAAPCVGRISVEDHQALAQDFCDFMGGEAKRFIGTLEKKMAAAVSELDYEQAARLRDDIIALKKVFERNAVVLTEDTNADIFAVEQDDLEAAVQVFYVRGGRIRGQRGWIVEKVEDATDADLWEHFMQQVYGSEDSEQDSIPRNILVPELPANHEELSVWLGTLRNGPVSIKVPQRGEKAALMDTVQANARQAMILHKSRRAGDLTTRSLALQELQEALELPMPLLRIECYDISHVQGTNVVASMVVVEDGLTKKSEYRKFAITGDAAIDDTASMYDVITRRFRNYLAEQERCAQNVGISGEVLARPALLGTHDGGTSSGVPAGLSGGLDSDGANGDGAETPKSKFAYPPNLVVVDGGIPQVNAASRALADLGITDVAVVGLAKRLEEVWIPDSDFPVILPRSSEGLYLLQRIRDEAHRFAITFHRAKRGKAMVASVLDTVPGMGAAKQKSLLAHFGSLKKVRAASLEELGEAKGVGPVLAQAIYDTLNAQDQNQPQAPAVNMTTGEILD; from the coding sequence GTGGCAAATCCAGTTGACTATCGGCCCAAGCCGGGCGAAATTCCTACAGATCCGGGCGTGTACCGGTTCCGCGACGAGCATGGGCGCATCATTTATGTGGGTAAGGCTAAAAACCTCCGCTCACGCCTGAATTCCTACTTCGCCAATCCGGCCACCCTGCTGCCCAAAACCCACGCTATGGTTCATCATGCCGCTAGCGTGCAATGGACCATTGTGGGCAGTGAACTCGAAGCTCTGCAACTGGAATATACGTGGATCAAGGAATTTACGCCACGCTATAACTTGGCGTTCCGGGATGATAAAACGTACCCGTACCTGGCAGTCTCCATGAGTGAGAAGTTCCCGCGGGTGCAGGTCATGCGCGGTGAGCGGCGCAAGGGCACCCGCTATTTTGGTCCGTATACAGCCGGGGCCATTCGCGAAACCATGGACACGCTGCTGCGCGTGTTCCCCGTGCGCAGCTGCAGTGTGGGTGTGCTGCGCCGCGCTGAGCGCAGCGGGCGTCCATGCCTGCTCGGCTACATCGACAAGTGTGCCGCCCCGTGTGTGGGCCGCATCAGCGTTGAAGATCACCAGGCCCTCGCCCAGGATTTCTGCGACTTCATGGGCGGGGAGGCCAAGCGCTTCATCGGCACACTGGAAAAGAAAATGGCTGCCGCCGTGTCGGAGCTCGATTACGAACAGGCTGCCCGACTCCGCGATGACATCATTGCGCTGAAAAAGGTCTTTGAGCGTAATGCCGTGGTGCTGACAGAAGACACCAACGCGGACATCTTCGCCGTTGAACAGGATGACCTCGAAGCTGCGGTGCAGGTCTTCTACGTCCGTGGCGGGCGTATCCGAGGACAGCGTGGCTGGATTGTGGAGAAGGTGGAGGACGCCACCGACGCCGATCTCTGGGAACACTTCATGCAACAGGTTTACGGCAGTGAAGATTCCGAACAGGACTCTATCCCGCGCAACATTCTGGTACCTGAGCTGCCCGCCAACCATGAAGAATTGTCTGTTTGGCTGGGCACGCTGCGCAACGGGCCGGTCTCCATCAAGGTGCCGCAACGCGGTGAAAAGGCCGCCCTGATGGACACCGTCCAGGCCAACGCTCGCCAGGCGATGATCTTGCACAAGTCACGGCGTGCGGGGGATCTGACCACCCGTTCGCTGGCCCTGCAGGAGCTGCAGGAAGCGTTGGAGCTGCCGATGCCGCTGCTGCGCATCGAGTGTTACGACATTTCCCACGTCCAAGGCACCAATGTGGTGGCTTCCATGGTGGTGGTCGAAGACGGGCTGACCAAGAAGAGTGAGTACCGCAAATTCGCCATCACGGGCGATGCCGCGATCGATGACACCGCTTCCATGTATGACGTGATCACCCGACGCTTCCGCAATTACCTGGCCGAGCAGGAACGGTGTGCCCAAAATGTTGGCATCAGCGGTGAGGTGCTGGCCCGCCCCGCGTTGCTCGGAACGCACGACGGCGGCACCTCCTCGGGTGTCCCCGCCGGTTTGAGTGGGGGGCTGGACAGTGACGGTGCGAACGGTGATGGAGCCGAGACGCCCAAGTCCAAGTTCGCCTACCCGCCCAACCTGGTCGTGGTGGATGGTGGCATCCCTCAGGTCAACGCGGCCTCGCGCGCACTGGCGGATCTGGGTATTACTGATGTGGCCGTCGTCGGATTGGCAAAAAGGCTAGAAGAAGTCTGGATCCCGGACAGCGATTTCCCGGTGATCCTCCCGCGTTCCTCGGAAGGGCTGTACCTGCTGCAGCGCATCCGCGACGAGGCCCACAGATTCGCCATCACATTCCATCGGGCCAAGCGTGGCAAGGCCATGGTCGCATCGGTATTGGACACGGTTCCGGGTATGGGTGCTGCCAAGCAGAAATCACTGCTGGCACATTTTGGTTCGCTGAAGAAGGTCCGGGCCGCCTCGCTGGAGGAGCTCGGGGAAGCCAAGGGCGTTGGTCCTGTCCTAGCCCAAGCTATCTACGACACGTTGAATGCGCAGGACCAAAACCAGCCGCAGGCGCCAGCGGTCAACATGACCACGGGCGAAATTCTGGACTAG
- a CDS encoding helix-turn-helix domain-containing protein yields MVRLPLTPAEIERGQNLGALLRRARTDRSMFDVAVAAGISPETLRKIETGRVATPAFSTIAAIAAVLGLSLDDVWAAINQPAATPVYQALADRLPERLAS; encoded by the coding sequence ATGGTCAGACTCCCACTCACTCCCGCCGAGATCGAACGAGGGCAAAACTTGGGGGCACTGCTGCGCCGAGCCAGAACGGATCGCTCGATGTTTGATGTGGCCGTAGCCGCAGGCATCTCACCCGAGACGCTCCGGAAGATCGAAACTGGCAGGGTAGCCACTCCCGCCTTCTCAACCATTGCGGCAATTGCCGCCGTACTTGGGCTTTCGCTCGATGATGTTTGGGCAGCCATCAACCAGCCAGCCGCAACGCCTGTCTACCAGGCGCTAGCGGACCGGCTGCCGGAGCGCTTAGCGTCTTAG
- the map gene encoding type I methionyl aminopeptidase gives MIEIFGPADLPRARESGKFIGSVLKSLQGRAKVGTNLLEIDQWAAEMIADAGASSCYVDYDPSFGDGPFGHYICTSVNDAVLHGKPHDYALKDGDLLTLDLAAILGGIAADAAISFIVGAPASPADSLMIETTQRALAAGIAAANPGARIGDISHAIGSVLSAGGYPINTDFGGHGIGTTMHQEPHISNDGQPGRGYKLRPGLLLAIEPWIMADTAELITDSDGWTLRSATGARSAHSEHTIAITEDGPLILTN, from the coding sequence ATGATTGAAATATTCGGTCCAGCTGACCTGCCGCGAGCCAGGGAGAGCGGAAAATTCATCGGCTCGGTTCTGAAAAGTTTGCAGGGACGGGCCAAAGTTGGCACCAATCTCTTGGAAATCGATCAGTGGGCAGCTGAGATGATTGCTGATGCAGGTGCCAGTTCTTGCTATGTCGATTATGACCCGTCATTTGGTGACGGCCCCTTTGGGCACTACATTTGCACCTCTGTCAACGATGCCGTGCTGCACGGTAAACCTCACGATTATGCCCTCAAAGACGGGGACCTACTCACCCTTGACCTCGCTGCGATCCTCGGTGGAATCGCGGCCGATGCCGCCATTAGCTTCATCGTTGGAGCGCCAGCCTCGCCTGCCGATTCTCTGATGATCGAGACCACGCAACGGGCCCTTGCAGCCGGGATCGCGGCAGCCAACCCTGGAGCGCGGATTGGCGATATCTCTCATGCCATTGGCTCGGTATTGTCCGCTGGCGGCTACCCCATCAACACCGACTTCGGTGGGCATGGCATCGGCACAACCATGCATCAAGAACCCCACATCTCCAACGATGGCCAGCCCGGACGCGGCTACAAGCTTCGCCCTGGCCTACTGCTGGCCATCGAACCATGGATCATGGCAGATACCGCAGAGTTGATCACCGATTCAGACGGCTGGACACTCCGCAGTGCAACGGGAGCCCGCTCCGCCCACAGCGAGCACACCATCGCCATTACCGAAGACGGGCCGCTCATCCTCACGAACTGA
- the rapZ gene encoding RNase adapter RapZ → MTQQQEPTAAVEGELTPVKPVEAELLVVTGMSGAGRSTAANALEDHGWFVIENLPPQMLAALAELVARMPAALPKLAVVVDVRGKALFADIRESLNALSAAGVSYRVLFLDASDDTLVRRFEQGRRPHPLQKDGRITDGIAAERLLLAEMKDQAEMILDTSVMNVHQLGTAVTELFSESGPVVLSLTIMSFGFKYGLPVDANYVADVRFIPNPHWIPQLRPFTGEDEVVSNFVLNDNGANDFVDRYVHMLEPVFDGYRRENKHYATIAVGCTGGKHRSVAVAIELAKRLSQLPRVTTSIRHRDLGRE, encoded by the coding sequence ATGACTCAACAGCAAGAACCCACTGCCGCCGTCGAAGGCGAGCTGACCCCGGTCAAGCCCGTAGAAGCGGAGCTTCTCGTGGTCACCGGCATGTCCGGAGCCGGTCGCAGCACCGCAGCCAACGCCTTGGAAGACCATGGCTGGTTCGTCATTGAAAACCTGCCTCCCCAGATGCTCGCCGCACTGGCCGAACTCGTGGCCCGCATGCCCGCCGCACTTCCCAAGCTTGCCGTGGTGGTCGATGTTCGCGGCAAGGCACTCTTCGCTGACATTCGGGAGTCCTTGAACGCGCTCTCCGCCGCGGGAGTCTCCTACCGGGTTCTCTTCCTGGACGCCAGCGATGACACCCTGGTGCGCCGCTTTGAGCAGGGCCGGCGCCCGCACCCATTGCAGAAGGATGGCCGCATCACCGACGGCATTGCGGCCGAACGTCTCTTGCTGGCCGAGATGAAGGACCAGGCAGAGATGATTCTGGACACCTCCGTCATGAACGTGCACCAGCTGGGCACTGCCGTGACAGAGCTGTTCTCCGAATCAGGCCCCGTTGTTTTGAGCCTGACCATCATGAGCTTCGGCTTCAAGTACGGCCTTCCCGTGGACGCCAACTATGTTGCCGACGTCCGTTTCATCCCCAACCCGCACTGGATCCCGCAGCTGCGTCCATTCACCGGCGAAGACGAGGTCGTGAGCAACTTTGTCCTCAACGACAATGGTGCCAACGATTTCGTGGACCGGTATGTGCACATGCTCGAGCCCGTTTTTGACGGTTACCGCCGCGAAAACAAGCACTACGCCACCATCGCCGTGGGTTGCACCGGCGGCAAGCACCGCTCGGTTGCCGTCGCGATCGAACTGGCCAAGCGCCTGAGCCAGCTGCCGCGCGTCACCACCAGCATCCGCCACCGTGATCTGGGCCGGGAGTAG